The Pricia mediterranea genome includes a window with the following:
- a CDS encoding transposase: protein MDATCYESNMRYPTNVKLLWECTDWLHRLLKKVCGEKKVAMPRSKYLKWKKRYVSYSKMKRKTKKKRDALTRALLLLTEKFSAELDRMEGEHGLAFTVDQYVRRAAARKVREQQYALFHHGVRPEGRIVSLDRPYVRPIVRGKEKKPVEFGAKVHKFQVGGIGFIEHLSFDAFHEGIRFRKTVLDAQGLTRTKVKIVGADAIYATNKNRKFATGNGIRTDFKRKGRAGKHEGHRKKLAAAITKERAARLEGSFGNDKEHYGLKRIRARTKATEILWIFFGIHTANALEIGRRMASARLAKAA, encoded by the coding sequence ATGGACGCCACCTGCTACGAGAGCAACATGCGGTACCCTACAAATGTAAAACTGCTCTGGGAATGTACCGACTGGCTGCACCGGCTGCTCAAAAAGGTATGCGGGGAAAAAAAGGTCGCCATGCCGCGCAGCAAGTACCTGAAATGGAAAAAGCGGTACGTGTCCTACAGCAAGATGAAGAGGAAGACCAAGAAGAAGCGGGATGCGCTGACCAGGGCCCTGCTCCTGCTGACCGAAAAGTTCTCGGCGGAACTGGACCGTATGGAAGGGGAGCACGGCCTGGCGTTCACCGTGGACCAGTACGTGCGCAGGGCCGCGGCCAGGAAGGTACGGGAACAACAGTACGCCCTGTTCCACCACGGCGTGCGGCCCGAGGGCCGCATCGTCAGCCTTGACAGGCCCTATGTCAGGCCGATCGTCAGGGGCAAGGAGAAAAAGCCGGTGGAGTTCGGTGCCAAGGTGCACAAGTTCCAGGTGGGCGGCATCGGCTTTATCGAGCACCTATCCTTCGACGCCTTCCACGAGGGGATACGCTTCCGCAAGACCGTCCTGGACGCGCAGGGCCTGACCCGTACCAAGGTCAAGATCGTAGGGGCCGATGCCATCTACGCGACCAACAAAAATCGGAAGTTCGCCACCGGGAACGGTATCCGTACCGACTTCAAGCGCAAGGGAAGGGCCGGCAAACACGAGGGGCACCGTAAGAAACTGGCGGCGGCCATCACCAAGGAAAGGGCCGCCCGCCTGGAGGGCAGCTTCGGCAACGACAAGGAACACTACGGCCTCAAAAGAATAAGGGCCCGCACCAAGGCTACGGAGATCCTCTGGATATTTTTCGGCATCCACACCGCCAACGCCCTTGAGATCGGCAGGCGCATGGCCTCGGCCCGCCTGGCAAAAGCAGCCTGA
- a CDS encoding ribbon-helix-helix domain-containing protein: MARQSISFTQPNDEWLKTQVNNQEYSSKSELVNDLIRQARNQQVQIDWIKAKLEKAENSGFTNDSKEQILAQSKSALNE; encoded by the coding sequence ATGGCAAGACAGAGCATCTCTTTCACACAACCAAACGACGAATGGTTAAAGACACAGGTCAACAATCAGGAATATTCAAGTAAAAGTGAGCTTGTAAACGATCTGATCAGACAAGCAAGAAACCAGCAAGTCCAGATCGACTGGATCAAAGCTAAATTGGAGAAAGCCGAAAACAGCGGATTTACAAATGATAGCAAAGAGCAGATTTTAGCACAGTCCAAGTCTGCACTCAATGAATGA
- a CDS encoding type II toxin-antitoxin system RelE/ParE family toxin gives MNEYRLSNEAKDDLIRIHRYGVKKFGTAQADKYFDTFFEYFDIIALRPYSFESAEYLKEGYRRCVCGSDSIYFKINDSIVEIMAIVGRQDLKNLL, from the coding sequence ATGAATGAATATAGACTGAGTAACGAAGCCAAAGACGACTTGATCCGTATTCATCGTTACGGGGTCAAAAAGTTTGGAACGGCACAGGCCGACAAATATTTTGATACGTTTTTCGAATATTTTGATATTATTGCCCTGAGACCTTATTCATTCGAATCGGCCGAATATTTAAAAGAAGGGTACCGACGCTGTGTATGTGGTTCGGACAGTATTTATTTTAAAATCAACGATAGCATTGTGGAAATAATGGCAATTGTGGGAAGACAGGATCTAAAAAATCTACTTTGA